The following are from one region of the Epinephelus fuscoguttatus linkage group LG11, E.fuscoguttatus.final_Chr_v1 genome:
- the LOC125897096 gene encoding alpha-1-antitrypsin homolog isoform X2 codes for MAVKMRGMLCALAALLLAAAWADHQHHHGSDHSHQGELSCHKLSSPNADFAFALYKSLNAHTVAGKNIFFSPLGISTALSMLSTGAGGETHSQLFSSLGYSTLNQTQVNEAYEHLFHMYGHSQEDQRLDVGNAVAVRSGFTPLEKFLNDVRHYYSGEVFNVDLTKPAEAAAEINRFIANKTQDKIKDMVKDLDPDMAMVLINYVYFKAQWKSLFNRDLTHKTDFHVDKTTKVQVDMMMRTGYYDTYWDVGNHTTVIMLPYNSSTSMMIVLPDEDKMEEVEGHINKDYIRHWRNSVSMKYVDVLLPKFSISADASLENTLQEIGITNAFENKADFSGMSEEVKLKVSKASHKAVLSVTEMGTEAAATTIIEAVWFMSTPSVRIDRPFLVFILETSTKSILFMGKINNPTAM; via the exons ATG GCTGTAAAGATGCGTGGGATGCTTTGTGCACTCgcagcactgctgctggctgcagcatggGCAgaccaccaacaccaccatgGCTCTGATCACAGCCATCAGGGAGAGCTGAGCTGCCACAAGCTGTCGTCTCCCAATGCTGACTTTGCCTTTGCCCTCTACAAAAGTCTGAATGCCCACACTGTTGCTGGAAAGAACATTTTCTTCTCACCGCTGGGCATCTCCACCGCCCTGTCCATGCTGTCTACAGGGGCCGGTGGTGAAACCCACAGCCAGCTGTTCTCCAGCTTGGGCTACAGCACCTTAAACCAGACTCAGGTCAATGAAGCATACGAGCATCTTTTCCACATGTACGGACACAGCCAGGAGGATCAGCGGCTGGATGTTGGTAACGCTGTGGCTGTGCGCTCTGGCTTCACTCCTCTGGAGAAGTTCCTGAACGATGTCAGGCACTACTACTCTGGTGAGGTCTTCAACGTTGACTTAACCAAACCTGCAGAGGCTGCAGCTGAGATCAACAGATTCATTGCTAATAAAACCCAGGACAAGATCAAAGACATGGTGAAGGACCTGGACCCTGATATGGCCATGGTGCTGATCAACTATGTTTACTTTAAAG CACAGTGGAAATCGCTCTTCAACCGTGACCTGACACATAAGACGGACTTCCATGTGGACAAGACCACTAAAGTTCAGGTGGACATGATGATGAGGACGGGTTACTACGACACCTACTGGGATGTTGGCAACCACACCACTGTCATCATGCTGCCCTACAATAGCAGCACCTCCATGATGATCGTCCTGCCTGATGAAGACAagatggaggaggtggagggccACATCAACAAGGACTATATCCGGCACTGGCGCAACTCAGTCTCCATGAa ATATGTGGATGTGTTGCTGCCAAAGTTTTCCATCTCTGCTGATGCATCCCTGGAAAACACACTGCAAGAAATCGGTATAACCAATGCTTTTGAAAACAAGGCTGATTTCTCTGGCATGTCTGAAGAGGTCAAGCTCAAAGTCTCAAAG GCGTCCCACAAGGCTGTGCTGAGTGTCACTGAGATGGGAACAGAGGCAGCAGCCACCACCATTATTGAGGCAGTGTGGTTTATGTCCACACCATCAGTGAGAATTGACAGACCCTTCTTGGTCTTCATCCTGGAGACCTCCACCAAGAGCATCCTCTTCATGGGCAAGATCAACAACCCCACAGCCATGTAA
- the LOC125897096 gene encoding alpha-1-antitrypsin homolog isoform X4, translating to MAVKMRGMLCALAALLLAAAWADHQHHHGSDHSHQGELSCHKLSSPNADFAFALYKSLNAHTVAGKNIFFSPLGISTALSMLSTGAGGETHSQLFSSLGYSTLNQTQVNEAYEHLFHMYGHSQEDQRLDVGNAVAVRSGFTPLEKFLNDVRHYYSGEVFNVDLTKPAEAAAEINRFIANKTQDKIKDMVKDLDPDMAMVLINYVYFKAQWKSLFNRDLTHKTDFHVDKTTKVQVDMMMRTGYYDTYWDVGNHTTVIMLPYNSSTSMMIVLPDEDKMEEVEGHINKDYIRHWRNSVSMKYVDVLLPKFSISADASLENTLQEIGITNAFENKADFSGMSEEVKLKVSKASHKAVLSVTEMGTEAAATTIIEAVWFMSTPSVRIDRPFLVFILETSTKSILFMGKINNPTAM from the exons GCTGTAAAGATGCGTGGGATGCTTTGTGCACTCgcagcactgctgctggctgcagcatggGCAgaccaccaacaccaccatgGCTCTGATCACAGCCATCAGGGAGAGCTGAGCTGCCACAAGCTGTCGTCTCCCAATGCTGACTTTGCCTTTGCCCTCTACAAAAGTCTGAATGCCCACACTGTTGCTGGAAAGAACATTTTCTTCTCACCGCTGGGCATCTCCACCGCCCTGTCCATGCTGTCTACAGGGGCCGGTGGTGAAACCCACAGCCAGCTGTTCTCCAGCTTGGGCTACAGCACCTTAAACCAGACTCAGGTCAATGAAGCATACGAGCATCTTTTCCACATGTACGGACACAGCCAGGAGGATCAGCGGCTGGATGTTGGTAACGCTGTGGCTGTGCGCTCTGGCTTCACTCCTCTGGAGAAGTTCCTGAACGATGTCAGGCACTACTACTCTGGTGAGGTCTTCAACGTTGACTTAACCAAACCTGCAGAGGCTGCAGCTGAGATCAACAGATTCATTGCTAATAAAACCCAGGACAAGATCAAAGACATGGTGAAGGACCTGGACCCTGATATGGCCATGGTGCTGATCAACTATGTTTACTTTAAAG CACAGTGGAAATCGCTCTTCAACCGTGACCTGACACATAAGACGGACTTCCATGTGGACAAGACCACTAAAGTTCAGGTGGACATGATGATGAGGACGGGTTACTACGACACCTACTGGGATGTTGGCAACCACACCACTGTCATCATGCTGCCCTACAATAGCAGCACCTCCATGATGATCGTCCTGCCTGATGAAGACAagatggaggaggtggagggccACATCAACAAGGACTATATCCGGCACTGGCGCAACTCAGTCTCCATGAa ATATGTGGATGTGTTGCTGCCAAAGTTTTCCATCTCTGCTGATGCATCCCTGGAAAACACACTGCAAGAAATCGGTATAACCAATGCTTTTGAAAACAAGGCTGATTTCTCTGGCATGTCTGAAGAGGTCAAGCTCAAAGTCTCAAAG GCGTCCCACAAGGCTGTGCTGAGTGTCACTGAGATGGGAACAGAGGCAGCAGCCACCACCATTATTGAGGCAGTGTGGTTTATGTCCACACCATCAGTGAGAATTGACAGACCCTTCTTGGTCTTCATCCTGGAGACCTCCACCAAGAGCATCCTCTTCATGGGCAAGATCAACAACCCCACAGCCATGTAA